The Rufibacter sp. DG15C region AGGATATGACCAAGCAGCCTTTGTTTGACAAGCGCGCCGAGCAGTTGTCTGTGCAGGATTTCATTCAACTCACCCATCAGATCCAGCACCATGCAGTCTGAGATTACCCGCGAGTTCATTGACCAGATTGAGGACGCCATAGAGCGCCGCGACGCGGACTTCATCCTCTCCAACATGGAGGAGATGTACGCCGCCGACATCACCACGGTCCTTTATGAACTCAACACCGAGCAGAGCAAGTACGTCATTGACATCCTGCCCTCAGACGTGGGCGCCGAGATTCTCTCTGACCTGGACTCTGACGTGCGCACCAGCTTCCTGAAAAACTTCACCACCGAGGAGATTGCCCGCTACCTGGGCCAGATGGACTCTGATGATGCCGTGGATTTGCTCAACGAGCAGCCCGTGCAGCGCAAAGAGGAAATCATCGCCTTGCTGGAGGACCAGGAGCAGGTAGCCGACATTGTGGACCTCTTGCACTATGACGAAGACTGTGCCGGCGGTCTCATGGCCAAGGAGTTAATTAAGGTCAACATCAACTGGCGGGTAGGGCAGTGCATTGAGGAGATAAGACGCCAGGCCGAGGAAGTGGAGAAGGTCTATGCCATTTACGTGGTAGACGACCGTGACAAGTTGGTGGGCCGACTTGGTATGAAAACCCTCATCCTCACCAATGACAATACGCCCATCTCCCAGATTTATGACGCAGATGTCATCTCCATTGAGTCGTATAAAGATGAGCAAGAAGTGGCCACCGTCATGCAGAAATATGACCTGGACGCCATTCCGGTGGTAAACATACAAGGCCGCTTATTAGGCCGTATCACCATTGACGACGTCATTGACGTGATTCAGGAGCAGGCCGAGTTGAGCCGTCAGTTGATGACCGGTATCACCGAAAGCATTGAGGAGGATGACAGCGTGCTCAGGTTGTCCCGGGCGCGTTTGCCTTGGCTGATGGTGGGCATGGTAGGTGGTTTGCTGGGTGCCAAGTTCATCGGGTTGTTTGAAGGCGACATTGCCATCATCCCGGCCTTGGCCATGTTCACACCCCTCATCACTGCTACCGGCGGAAACGTGGGTATTCAATCCTCATCCATCATCATTCAAACGCTGGCCAGCAAGACGGTGGTGTTTGACAACTTCGCGCAACGGATTGTGAAAGTGCTGCTGGTAGCAATTATTAATGGATTGGTGATGTCTGGTCTGGTAATGGGATTCAACTTGTTGTTCAATGTTGATTTTACGCTGTCCATTGTGGTATCCGTGGCGCTGTTTAGCGTGGTATTACTGTCCTCTTTTATGGGCACCGTCACGCCCATGATCCTGGACCGGTTTGGGGTGAACCCTGCTGTGGCCGCCGGGCCTTTCATCACCACTGCCAATGACTTGCTGGGCTTAGCCGTATACTTTATGGTGGCGCACATGCTGTATAACCTTTAGTTTTTATGCTTACTTCTTCTTCCGCTAAGTTTCGTTGTCTCATTGTTGACCTCATGCATGAGAGCCTCTTGCCCATGCTGGAGAACATGGCCGTGGAAGTAACCTACGTACCCCACATCAAGAAGGACCAGGTAGCAGAGTTGTTGCCGTTCTATGACATGCTCATGGTGCGCAGCAAACTAAGAGTCACCGAAGAATTGGTAGCCGCCGCCCCACGCCTGAAGGTGGTGGCCAGAGCAGGTGCCGGGGTAGACAACATTGACGACGGCGTACTAGAGAGACACAACATCACGCTACTCAATGCCCCGGAAGGAAACCGAGACGCCGTGGGCGAGCATACCCTGGGTCTGCTGCTGACTTTGTTCCGGAAGATAAATTCAGGAGATGCTGAAGTAAGAAAAGGCTTGTGGCTACGCGAGGAAAACAGGGGCGAGGAGATCGGCGGCAAGACCGTTGGCATCATTGGCTATGGAAACATGGGCAAAGCCTTCGCCAAGCGGTTAGCGGGGTTTGACTGCGAGGTTTTGGCTTATGATGTACAGGCTGTCACTAAACCCTTTTCTTATGTTAAGCTGTGTGTACTGGAGGAAATCCAGGAACGAGCAGACGTACTGAGTTTGCATATTCCCTTTACTAAGAACAACCGCCATCTGGTAAGTGAGGCCTTCATTGATAGGTTTCAGAATCCGTTCTGGCTGCTCAACACCGCCAGGGGAGAGGTGGTGGACCACGCCGCGCTGGTAAAAGGGCTGAAGCACGGCAAGATACTAGGTGCCGCATTAGACGTACTAGAGAACGAAAAGCTCTCCACTCTGTCACTGGACCAACAAAAGCGGCTTCAGTTTCTGTATGACCACCCGCGGGTGGTGCTTACGCCGCACATTGCCGGCTGGACGCATGAATCCTACCAACGCATCAATGAGGTCTTGGTCCAGAAACTGACCGCCTACCTACACGCGTTAAGCAAATAGCCGTTTTTGGCCTGGTTTCTAGGAAACAGGGCAAAAAAGGACCTGCCATACAACCAGAAGCGCCTCCCATTCTAAAAGGGAGGCGCTTCTGGTTGTATGTTTACCGCTGAGGATTGACCTGAACAGTAGCGTACCCAATGATCAAATCAGCACGGGTTCCAGGCGGGCGGTAATAGACCAGCACGTCATACACGTTTTCTGTAGCGAAGTGGCTGCCTTCAAAAAACTTGGCATCTGGCTGCCCATTGGCGCCCTTCACCGCGAAGTAGTAGTTGTAATAGCCCTGTTTCAAGAGCGCCGCACCGGTATACAATTGCTTGGCGGCATCATAGGTCAGTTTGAAGGGCTCCTGTAAAGCCCAGTCACTTAATCCGCCAAACACATACACCGGGCCGGGTGCCGGCTCTGGGGCATGCAATTGGAAAATGACCTGCTGATAATCAGCATTGAGAGGCGCGTTGCCGTACTCGCGGCTTCCGTAGAGGAACTTGCCGTTGGCGTCTGGCTGCGTGCTGTAGGCTTCCCGGGCGCGTGATTTTCCGGTTTGGGCGTATACTTTGTCCGGGGAGGAGGAAATGTCCCTGCGCTCTACGCCTACGCCACTAAACTGCTCGCTTCTGGTGTCCAGAGCCCTGAACTCGCTCAAGCCTAGAAAGGCCTGGTCCACGTCAAACAGTTGGTACTCCAAGCGGCGCTGGGCTTCCTGAATGAAGGTAGGACGGTTGAACTGTTTGGCGTTGTCCCAGCGGTGATTCTGGCGCATGACCACCTTCACCTCCTGGCTGGGGTTCACCAAAGGGTACTGCGCATAAAAGATGTTGAAGTCCAGTTGTTGGCGCTCCAGGCGGTCACCGGCGCCAGGCGTGGCAGTAGGCCGAAGCCCCACGTTAACCAATTCTTCATACACCACAAAGCGCCTGCTCAACAACAAACCGCCGCCTTCCTGAGACACTTCAAGCAAGTAATTACCGCTAATTTTTACCGGCGGCACTTGAAAGCGGTAATGCCAGTAGGGGACTTTGGTGGCCGTAGACGCGTTCATGTCCCGGATAAAGAACTCATTGAAATCCTGCAGATATTGCAAAGAGGCCAGCTGAGAGGGTTGCCAGTTCACGTCACAGTGATGGATTTTGACCACCACGCGGCTTCCGGTAGCGTTGAGCCGGTCAAACTCAAGAATCAGCGGTGAGGCCTGGGCTAGAGAAACCACCGCCGGGGCCAGCACATCGGCGGCGTTATAGCTCTGCGTGTACAACTGCACCGACTTTACATCTGGGGCATACACCGCGTCTTCATACCGCAAAATAGCGGTGTCTGAACTCCCTGAAACCGCAGCAGCCCCAGAACCGGATGATTCTACGGGCACGCAATTTGTCAGAAAGGTGGCGCTAAAAAGGGAGATAAGCAGGGTTGATTTCCAGGAAGAAGTGAGTTTCACTTGAAGCGTATCTAACATCATGTCTTTGTGTCTTAAGATGACCCTATCTGAGTCTCTACTAACTCAAACCGTTTTTGGCCTGATTTCCTAAAAGTAGCCCAAAAACGGAAAAACCTCACCACTCTTTTAGGATGGTGAGGTTTTGCAGAGACTAGCTCAATTTATTTTCGATGGTTTCTACCTGTTCCATGAGCTGTTCCCAGATGGCCTGTTCCTTGTCCAACTGGCCTTTGATTTTCTCAAACTGCTGGGTGGCCTCATGCAAGGCGTTGGGGTCAGAGTAGGTGCTGGGCAGGGCCAATTTATTTTCGCAGTTCTTGAGTTTGCCCTCTAAGTCCAAGACCAGACCTTCTACTTGCTTCAGCTTCTGGTTGGCTTTCTTGAGCTCCTGTTCCAGGTTTTGGCGTTCGCTGGCCGTGGCCTGTACTTTGGGCGCGACCTTTGGCGCTGAGGCCTGCGTCTGCACGGTGCGCTTGACGTCACGATCGCGCTGTTCCTGCCAGTACTCGTACTCATGGTAGGTGCCCGGGTATTCCTTCAGGACGTGGTCCTCAATGTACCAGATTTTGTTGGCCACATTTTCCACGAAATATCTATCGTGGGAAATCACCACAAACGTACCTTCGTACTGCTCTAGGGCTTGGATGAGGATATTCACCGATTGCATGTCCAAGTGGTTGGTTGGCTCATCCAGGAGTAGGAAGTTGGCTTCTGAGATCAGCGTTTTGGCCAGGGCCACGCGGCTTTTCTCACCTCCAGACAAGACCTTGATTTTCTTGAACACGGTGTCTCCGGTGAACAGGAAAGAGCCTAAGACGCCGCGCAACTCCATCTCGGTGCGGCGGCTGCCGGCCTGGACCATTTCCTGCAGAATTTCGTTTTCCACCGTCAGACTCTCCAACTGGTGCTGAGCATAGAAGGCCATGATGACGTTATGACCCAACTGACGGTCGCCCTGGATGGGCTCGTCCCCGGAAATGATGCGCATGAGCGTAGACTTACCTTTACCGTTGGCGCCAATGAGGGCAATCTTGTCGCCGCGCTCAATGTTGACGTTGGTGTTCTTGAAGATGAGCTTGTCGCCGTAGCTTTTGCTCACATTCTCCAAGCGTAGGATGTTTCTACCTGGCTGTACCGTGAACTGGAACTTGAAGTTGACCACCGGCGCATCGCCGGCTACGTCTTCAATACGCTCCATTTTGTCCAAGGCTTTCATGCGGCTTTGGGCCTGCTTGGCCTTGGTAGCCTTGGCCTTAAAGCGGGCAATGAACTGCTCGGCTTGCTTTATTTGCTGCTGCTGGTTCTCGTAAGCACCTTTCTGGATTTCGTTTCTGAGCTCTTTTTCCTCCAGATAGAAGCTATAGTTACCGGCATAGACGTTCAACTTCTGGCCAGATACTTCTACCGTCATGTTGGTGGTCTTGTCTAAGAACTCCCTATCATGGGATACAATCACTACGGCTCCCTCATAGGCACTTAGGTACGTCTCCAGCCACTTGATGGACGGTAAGTCCAAGTGGTTGGTAGGCTCATCCAAAAGTAGAAGGGAAGGTTTCTGCAAGAGGATTTTGGCCAGCATCACGCGCATGCGCCAGCCTCCTGAGAAGGTGCGCAAGGGTTGCTGCAATTCCTCGGTAGTGAAGCCCAGGCCTTCCAGAATCTCCTCGGCTTTTACTTGTATGTTATAGCCATCCAAGGCCTCAAACTGCTCCTGGAGTTTGGCCAACTTGTCAATGTGCTCGTCCTGGTAGTCAGTTTCCATGGCATGCAGCACCTCGTCAATCTTGTGCTGCACCTGTATGGCCTCCTCAAACGCCTGCATGGCCACCTTCAAGATGCTCTCGTGGGTGTCATAGGACAGCAAATCTTGGTTCAGGAAGCCCAGGGTGGTGTCGCGGCTCATCTGGATGCTGCCGCGGTCAGGCTTGTACTCGCCCACCAATAGACGCAGCAGCGTGGATTTTCCGGTTCCATTCAATCCCACCAAACCAATCTGGTCCTTCGGCTTGATGTGCAGGTTGGCGTCTTCGTACAGGGTGCGGCTCCCGAAGTGGAAGTCAAGGTTATTAATGGAAATCATGAAGCAAGGCGAATAAGCCGCAAAGATACGCAAATTCTAACGGGCAAAGAGAGGCCTTTCAACAAGAGCCTCTAGGAACAGAGTGCGCCAGAATTTAAGCTGGAAAATTTAATCTGCGCTTGCGCTGGTAGGGTGAAGAAGAACCCTTACCTTTTCTCCGTTTTCGGGCTCTTTTCCAGGAATCAGCCCAAAAATGAAGCAATGGGCCTAGGCTGAAAAGATACGACCTAATTTTACATCACATTCAAGAATGCTTCGTTAGTAAGAGGCAAGGTTTTTGTTTTTGGCTAACTTGGCCAAAACAGGCTAAAAACGAATTAAAGGTAACTATGGTAGCTATTGTTTCTTTGTTAGATGAAATGCATACCGCCCGTATGAACCATCTAATTTTCCTTTTAGAGCAGGAATTCGGCTTAAAAGGAGTGCAGACAACGCCAGACCCCCATCTTACCTGGTTAACCGCCAGTGATGCCAGTTTGACGCACCTGAAAAAAGCCTTAAACAAGGCGGCAGGTCTTTGCTGTAGCTTGCGAGTGAAAACAACTGGGCTGGGGATTTTCCCCGGTGAGAAGCCAGTTTTGTACATACCGGTCATCAGGACCCCCGCCATTAATCAGTTCCAGGGGCATCTGTTTGAAGCCATCAGGGACATTAGCCAGGAGATAGGACCCAACTACCAGCCAGACTTCTGGCTGCCGCATTTAACGCTGGCCTTGTCAGACACCACCCCGGCGCTGGTAGCGCAGGCTGTCCAGTTCCTCAACTCCCTCAATTTTAACTGGGAAATTAAACTGGACAACTTGTCACTGCTCACCAAAGTGGATGATAAGTTCTTACGAGAGAGTTATTTTATGCTGGAAGACTCTAAAAAAGGAAAGCCGGTTAAAATCTTCGATAAAAATTAACCTACGCCCAGGCCGCTTCCAGCGCTTGGGCTTTTTCTTGCAGGATCTCCAAGGCCAGGTCCAGGGTGGCTTTGTGCGTCCTGAAGGAGAGGATGGCAAACCGGATCATGAACTTGCCCTCCAAGAGGGTGGAGGACAGAAACACCCGACCGTCTAGCTGCACCGCATGAATAAGCTTTTGGTTGAAGGCATTCGCATCTACGCCATCCTTGGGCACATACCTGAAGATGACCACGGACAGATCTGGCACTACCGGTACCTCAAACCCAGGCAAGGTACTCAGCTTTTGATACGTGTATTGGGCCAACAGGAGCTTTTCTTCCAGGGCACTTCTAAAGGTGGCCACGCCGTGCAACTTTAAAGGCAGCCAAATCCGCAGTCCCCTAAAGTGCTTGCTCAACTCCGGCGACAAATCTGCTGGAGAGGCCTCGCCAGTCACTGAAAGCGTGTCCTGCATGTAGCTGGCTTGGTAATGATGACTCTCTGCCAGTTGCTTCTGGTTTTTGATAAGCACCGCGCCAGAACCATAGGGAATGAACAGCCCCTTGTGCGGGTCCATCACCACCGAATCTGCCTGTTCAATCCCTTTCAATTTTTCTTTACCGACTGAGCACAAAGCAAAGAAACCACCGTAGGCCGCGTCTACGTGGTACCAAAGCTGGTTCTGCTGGGCAATGGCAGCCAGTTCTGACAGAGGATCTACCGCACCCACGTCTGTGGTCCCAGCCGAAGCGATCAGGAGCCAGGGCTTAAGGCCAGCAGTTTTATCTTGTTGTATTACTTGGGCCAAAGCCAATGGGTCCATTCTGTACTGGGCATCCATGGGCACGTGGCGCAATTGGCATTCGCCTAGGCCGGCAATGCGAAGGGCCTTGTCCAGGCAGTGGTGCGTGTGCGAGGTGCAGTAGATAACGCTGTCTGGAATGATGCGGCAGGTAATGTTCTGGGCGTCCCGGGCGGTGACCAAGGCAATGAGGCTGGCAATGCTTCCGCCGGAGGTCAAGTTGCCCGCCGTGTCTGCGGGGAAGCCAATCTCCTGGGCCATCCACCTAATGAGCATGTTCTCCATGCGCACCGCCCCCGGTGAGGAATAGAAAATGCCCGCGTACCGGTTGGTCACCGCCGCCAGATAATCCCCTAAACCTGAGTAGTACAAGCCACCCCCCGGAATATAGCCCATGTGTCCGCCAGAGGCCGGGTTGATGCCGGGCGTGTCCACGTGCATTTGCAACAGAGAAAGCGCCTCTTGTACAGGCATGCCCGTCTCCTGAATGGGGCTTTCCAGCAGGCCGGCGCCTTTGTCAGGCGTGACTACAAAGACAGGTAGTTGCGGAAGTTCTTCCAGGAACGTTTGGGCATACTGCTCCACCGCCTGCTGTACTGGTAGCCGGTCTTGTGTGGTTGGTTCTAAGAGAAGGGTCTGTTGCTCCAGTTCCTGGAGCCGCTGTTCAAGTGCCTGTACGTCCATGTTCCTCGGGTTTCAATCCCCGAAGGTACACATTGGCCCGAATACTTTAGTTATGGTTATACGACTCGCGCAGGTAGCCTTGCCTGAACACGCGGTACTGGTCAAAGATGGTGCGTACGGCTCTGTTGAGGTACACCGTGGTCTCGGTGTTTTTATCGGCCATGACCCCAGACGTATAGCCCTGCCATACCGCATTTTGGCGCTTGTTGTCTAGCAAGGTGACCATAAGCGTGCCCTGGCTCATGTAGATTTTGATGGGTTTGTAGGGGTCTTTGGACTTTACGCCTTCACCGTTGTCGGCGTTTTCGGCTAGCCAAATGTCAAATTCTTCTTGCTCATAGCCTTTCATGTTAAGGTCGTCAAAGAAGATGAAATAGCTTACCAGGAGGTCTGGTTTTTTTTCGGTGTAGGTATAGCCTTGCACCTCTAGGCGCTCCCTGATATATTTCTTGAGCACTTCGTAGCTTTTGAGGGTGGTGCTGTCCTCATTGGAGGCGTGGGTGATGAAGCCAAACGTCTTGTACTTGTTAAACATGCCCGAGTAACTGTAGTCAGAACCGTATTTCTGCTTATTGAAGATCATACAGCCACTCAGTAGCAAGGCCAAGGGCACTAACATCAATTGGGTGAAAACGTATTTGTTTTTCATTTCATTCGCGCTCTAAGTAAAACTCTATAACTCTTTTACTTACGATGTCCGGCCCCGCAAGGATTCTATGGGTTTATAAGAATCGTTAAAATTCTTGTTTAAGCAGATTTCTAAAGGAAATGCGCTCTAACTGACAATTTAGACCTAGTGCTTACAGATGGATTCTGATGAAAAGGGGCACAAAAAAAGGGAGCGGTGGTTTCCGCTCCCTTTCCAGAAAATAGCCTAAAATCGGCTACTTAATGTTCTTAGTAATCTAACACGATGGCGAAGATCAAAGGCGCCACAATGGTAGCATCTGACTCAATCACATACTTAGGTGTGTCTACGCCCAGTTTACCCCAGGTAATTTTCTCATTGGGCACAGCGCCCGAGTAAGACCCATAGCTGGTGGTAGAGTCAGAAATCTGAGCGAAGTAGCCCCACAATGGAACGCCCGTACGCTGCAGGTCTTGGTGTAGCATAGGCACTACGCAGATAGGGAAGTCACCGGCAATACCGCCGCCAATCTGGAAGAAGCCAATGGTTGACTCGTCCGTGGCAGTTTGGGTGTACCACTCGGCCAGTTCCATCATGTACTGGATACCCGTGCGCATGGTGTGCACGTTCTTGATGTCACCAGAGATTACGTGGCCGGTGTAGATGTTACCCAGCGTAGAGTCTTCCCAGCCTGGTACAAAAATAGGCAGGTTCTTCTTAGCGGCCTCTAGCATCCAGCTGTTCTTCGGGTCAATCTGGTAATACTGCTCCAACTCGCCAGACAACAGAATCTGGTAGAAGAACTGGTGCGGGAAATAGGCTTCACCGGCTTGGTCGGCTTTCTGCCAGTATTTCAAGACCACGTGCTCCAGACGGCGCATTGCCTCTTCCTCTGGAATACAGGTATCGGTTACGCGGTTCAAGTGACGGTCCAACAGGTCTTGCTCGTCCTGGGGTGTCAGGTCGCGGTAGTTAGGGATGCGCTCGTAGAAATCATGGGCCACCAGGTTGAAGATGTCTTCTTCCAGGTTGGCACCGGTACAGGTGATGGCCTGCACCTTGTCCTGACGAATCATTTCTGCCAGGATGATACCCAGCTCGGCGGTACTCATGGCACCTGCCAGGGTAATCATCATTTTACCACCGTTGGTTAGGTGGAGTTTGTATCCTTCAGCGGCGTCAATGACGGCGGCCGCGTTAAAATGCTTATAATGGTCTTTCAGGAACTGCGTTACCTTCATATCGTTACTGTTCTTTAAAAAGCGTGTGAAACAAAATTTATGTTGCTTTTACGAGGCCCCAACACCTAAGATGCCAAACCGAAAAGCAAACCACTCAACCGTACAGTTAAATGGGTTTTTCAATAATGAGATTGTGGTTAGTGTATATGCAAATATCTGCGGCAATGGTCAAGGCCTCGCGTACCATTTCCTCTGCCGTTAGATGCGGCGCGTGCTTCTTTAAGGCCAGGGCCGCCGACTGCGCGTAGGTGCTCCCTGAGCCGATGGCGGCAATCTGGTGGTCGGGTTCCAGCACGTCGCCGGTGCCCGAGATAATCAGGAGCTCTTCTTTATTAGCCACCACCATCATAGCCTCTAGCTTGCGCAGGTACTGGTCTTTGCGCCAGTCCTTGGCCAGTTCAATGGCGGCGCGCTTCATGTTGTTGCCGTAGGCGTTGAGCTTCTCTTCAAAGCGCTCCAGCAGAGTGAAGGCGTCGGCGGTGGAACCGGCGAAGCCCGTCACAATCTTGCCGTCCTGCAGCACGCGCACCTTGCGCACGTTGCTCTTGGCAATGTATTTATCCATGGTAGCCTGCCCATCTGCCCCCAAGGCTACTTCGCCGTTGTGGTAGATGCCCAGCACCGTGGTAGAACGTATTTTAGCCATATTTTCTAATTCGATTTGTTCTCCCTTACGGAATCAGCCGCGAAACTACGACAATCTTTCCATAATGCCACGCCTGCGCATTTCTTGGCAGTAGACGCGGCGGGCACGCTAGGTATACGCAGGAATTGGTTTTCGTTTTTGGCCCGTTTTCTGAGAAATAGACCAAAAACGAAGAGAGCCGCCAGATTTCTCCGGCGACTCTCTTTTATAAAGATATGCTAAGTACTTACACTAACATTCTCACCGGGTCTTCCAGGAAGCCTTTCAAGGTCTGCAGGAA contains the following coding sequences:
- the mgtE gene encoding magnesium transporter, which translates into the protein MQSEITREFIDQIEDAIERRDADFILSNMEEMYAADITTVLYELNTEQSKYVIDILPSDVGAEILSDLDSDVRTSFLKNFTTEEIARYLGQMDSDDAVDLLNEQPVQRKEEIIALLEDQEQVADIVDLLHYDEDCAGGLMAKELIKVNINWRVGQCIEEIRRQAEEVEKVYAIYVVDDRDKLVGRLGMKTLILTNDNTPISQIYDADVISIESYKDEQEVATVMQKYDLDAIPVVNIQGRLLGRITIDDVIDVIQEQAELSRQLMTGITESIEEDDSVLRLSRARLPWLMVGMVGGLLGAKFIGLFEGDIAIIPALAMFTPLITATGGNVGIQSSSIIIQTLASKTVVFDNFAQRIVKVLLVAIINGLVMSGLVMGFNLLFNVDFTLSIVVSVALFSVVLLSSFMGTVTPMILDRFGVNPAVAAGPFITTANDLLGLAVYFMVAHMLYNL
- a CDS encoding NAD(P)-dependent oxidoreductase, translating into MHESLLPMLENMAVEVTYVPHIKKDQVAELLPFYDMLMVRSKLRVTEELVAAAPRLKVVARAGAGVDNIDDGVLERHNITLLNAPEGNRDAVGEHTLGLLLTLFRKINSGDAEVRKGLWLREENRGEEIGGKTVGIIGYGNMGKAFAKRLAGFDCEVLAYDVQAVTKPFSYVKLCVLEEIQERADVLSLHIPFTKNNRHLVSEAFIDRFQNPFWLLNTARGEVVDHAALVKGLKHGKILGAALDVLENEKLSTLSLDQQKRLQFLYDHPRVVLTPHIAGWTHESYQRINEVLVQKLTAYLHALSK
- a CDS encoding DUF4136 domain-containing protein: MKNKYVFTQLMLVPLALLLSGCMIFNKQKYGSDYSYSGMFNKYKTFGFITHASNEDSTTLKSYEVLKKYIRERLEVQGYTYTEKKPDLLVSYFIFFDDLNMKGYEQEEFDIWLAENADNGEGVKSKDPYKPIKIYMSQGTLMVTLLDNKRQNAVWQGYTSGVMADKNTETTVYLNRAVRTIFDQYRVFRQGYLRESYNHN
- a CDS encoding DUF5103 domain-containing protein; translated protein: MMLDTLQVKLTSSWKSTLLISLFSATFLTNCVPVESSGSGAAAVSGSSDTAILRYEDAVYAPDVKSVQLYTQSYNAADVLAPAVVSLAQASPLILEFDRLNATGSRVVVKIHHCDVNWQPSQLASLQYLQDFNEFFIRDMNASTATKVPYWHYRFQVPPVKISGNYLLEVSQEGGGLLLSRRFVVYEELVNVGLRPTATPGAGDRLERQQLDFNIFYAQYPLVNPSQEVKVVMRQNHRWDNAKQFNRPTFIQEAQRRLEYQLFDVDQAFLGLSEFRALDTRSEQFSGVGVERRDISSSPDKVYAQTGKSRAREAYSTQPDANGKFLYGSREYGNAPLNADYQQVIFQLHAPEPAPGPVYVFGGLSDWALQEPFKLTYDAAKQLYTGAALLKQGYYNYYFAVKGANGQPDAKFFEGSHFATENVYDVLVYYRPPGTRADLIIGYATVQVNPQR
- the abc-f gene encoding ribosomal protection-like ABC-F family protein, translating into MISINNLDFHFGSRTLYEDANLHIKPKDQIGLVGLNGTGKSTLLRLLVGEYKPDRGSIQMSRDTTLGFLNQDLLSYDTHESILKVAMQAFEEAIQVQHKIDEVLHAMETDYQDEHIDKLAKLQEQFEALDGYNIQVKAEEILEGLGFTTEELQQPLRTFSGGWRMRVMLAKILLQKPSLLLLDEPTNHLDLPSIKWLETYLSAYEGAVVIVSHDREFLDKTTNMTVEVSGQKLNVYAGNYSFYLEEKELRNEIQKGAYENQQQQIKQAEQFIARFKAKATKAKQAQSRMKALDKMERIEDVAGDAPVVNFKFQFTVQPGRNILRLENVSKSYGDKLIFKNTNVNIERGDKIALIGANGKGKSTLMRIISGDEPIQGDRQLGHNVIMAFYAQHQLESLTVENEILQEMVQAGSRRTEMELRGVLGSFLFTGDTVFKKIKVLSGGEKSRVALAKTLISEANFLLLDEPTNHLDMQSVNILIQALEQYEGTFVVISHDRYFVENVANKIWYIEDHVLKEYPGTYHEYEYWQEQRDRDVKRTVQTQASAPKVAPKVQATASERQNLEQELKKANQKLKQVEGLVLDLEGKLKNCENKLALPSTYSDPNALHEATQQFEKIKGQLDKEQAIWEQLMEQVETIENKLS
- a CDS encoding aminotransferase class V-fold PLP-dependent enzyme, which produces MDVQALEQRLQELEQQTLLLEPTTQDRLPVQQAVEQYAQTFLEELPQLPVFVVTPDKGAGLLESPIQETGMPVQEALSLLQMHVDTPGINPASGGHMGYIPGGGLYYSGLGDYLAAVTNRYAGIFYSSPGAVRMENMLIRWMAQEIGFPADTAGNLTSGGSIASLIALVTARDAQNITCRIIPDSVIYCTSHTHHCLDKALRIAGLGECQLRHVPMDAQYRMDPLALAQVIQQDKTAGLKPWLLIASAGTTDVGAVDPLSELAAIAQQNQLWYHVDAAYGGFFALCSVGKEKLKGIEQADSVVMDPHKGLFIPYGSGAVLIKNQKQLAESHHYQASYMQDTLSVTGEASPADLSPELSKHFRGLRIWLPLKLHGVATFRSALEEKLLLAQYTYQKLSTLPGFEVPVVPDLSVVIFRYVPKDGVDANAFNQKLIHAVQLDGRVFLSSTLLEGKFMIRFAILSFRTHKATLDLALEILQEKAQALEAAWA
- a CDS encoding 2'-5' RNA ligase family protein, whose amino-acid sequence is MNHLIFLLEQEFGLKGVQTTPDPHLTWLTASDASLTHLKKALNKAAGLCCSLRVKTTGLGIFPGEKPVLYIPVIRTPAINQFQGHLFEAIRDISQEIGPNYQPDFWLPHLTLALSDTTPALVAQAVQFLNSLNFNWEIKLDNLSLLTKVDDKFLRESYFMLEDSKKGKPVKIFDKN
- the hslV gene encoding ATP-dependent protease subunit HslV, yielding MAKIRSTTVLGIYHNGEVALGADGQATMDKYIAKSNVRKVRVLQDGKIVTGFAGSTADAFTLLERFEEKLNAYGNNMKRAAIELAKDWRKDQYLRKLEAMMVVANKEELLIISGTGDVLEPDHQIAAIGSGSTYAQSAALALKKHAPHLTAEEMVREALTIAADICIYTNHNLIIEKPI
- a CDS encoding deoxyhypusine synthase family protein produces the protein MKVTQFLKDHYKHFNAAAVIDAAEGYKLHLTNGGKMMITLAGAMSTAELGIILAEMIRQDKVQAITCTGANLEEDIFNLVAHDFYERIPNYRDLTPQDEQDLLDRHLNRVTDTCIPEEEAMRRLEHVVLKYWQKADQAGEAYFPHQFFYQILLSGELEQYYQIDPKNSWMLEAAKKNLPIFVPGWEDSTLGNIYTGHVISGDIKNVHTMRTGIQYMMELAEWYTQTATDESTIGFFQIGGGIAGDFPICVVPMLHQDLQRTGVPLWGYFAQISDSTTSYGSYSGAVPNEKITWGKLGVDTPKYVIESDATIVAPLIFAIVLDY